A single window of Ptychodera flava strain L36383 chromosome 3 unlocalized genomic scaffold, AS_Pfla_20210202 Scaffold_25__1_contigs__length_14229661_pilon, whole genome shotgun sequence DNA harbors:
- the LOC139125386 gene encoding uncharacterized protein → MASSDVKRSTSDSKGSERVKRSDGNGGRRGSKTKSNMADKALIVSDRWGPSIHGGVTDALHLVIRLLQEMDISVHCTAVQASPEEEEEAEKLGVTLELPTQTGIFEFREPNSDWLLYHNEHFPDLEELTNVKFVFGFSAFTSIPTFKILSKVFPKASCYLINLFDKDDITPLIVGCSEKELEFRKRIMSDEFKKAKCSFSVGESVLAAYKRRYRETNQQLLSPMINEEYLAASGSDILPVLKGEKFKIISVVQKYEFEDPKSLMLL, encoded by the exons ATGGCAAGCTCAGACGTAAAACGTAGCACTTCCGACAGCAAAGGGAGTGAACGTGTTAAACGCTCCGATGGTAATGGCGGACGACGAGGCAGCAAAACCAAAAG CAATATGGCAGACAAAGCGTTAATCGTGAGCGACCGATGGGGTCCATCAATTCATGGAGGAGTCACCGATGCACTTCATCTGGTGATCAGACTACTGCAGGAGATGGACATATCTGTCCATTGCACTGCTGTACAAGCATCAccagaagaagaagaggaggcGGAAAAGCTCGGTGTAACTCTTGAGCTTCCAACACAAACAGGCATTTTTGAATTCAGAGAGCCAAATAGCGATTGGTTGTTGTACCACAACGAACACTTTCCAGATTTAGAAGAGTTGACAAATGTCAAATTCGTGTTTGGCTTCAGTGCGTTCACCTCAATACCAACCTTCAAAATCCTGAGTAAGGTGTTTCCGAAGGCGTCATGCTATCTGATCAATCTCTTTGATAAAGATGACATAACCCCCTTAATTGTCGGGTGCAGTGAAAAGGAACTGGAATTTCGGAAGCGAATCATGTCAGATGAATTTAAGAAGGCAAAGTGTTCGTTTTCTGTCGGAGAAAGTGTACTCGCGGCATACAAGCGACGTTATCGGGAAACCAATCAACAGCTTCTTTCGCCAATGATAAACGAAGAATACTTAGCGGCTTCCGGATCAGATATACTGCCGGTACTCAAAGgcgaaaaattcaaaattatatcCGTTGTCCAGAAATACGAGTTTGAAGACCCCAAAAGCTTGATGTTGTTATAA